In a genomic window of Vigna angularis cultivar LongXiaoDou No.4 chromosome 6, ASM1680809v1, whole genome shotgun sequence:
- the LOC108341066 gene encoding basic 7S globulin, whose product MASILYFLVLSLSCSFLFSLSESNYVMNPAYLLVLPTQKDASTGLHWTNLLKRTPLTQVPVLVDLNGNQVWLNCEQHYSSKTYEAPFCHSAQCFRANTNQCLSCPAASRPGCHKNTCGLMSTNPVTQQNGLGELGQDVLAIHISLGTQLGELFTVPQFLFSCAPSFLLQKGLPRNIEGVAGLGHAPISLPNQLASHFGLQRQFTTCLSRYSSSSKGAIIFGDAPNNLREFHGHAIFHDLAYTPLTITPQGEYNVRVNSIRINQYSVTPVSKISSTTVGHSGGTMISTSTPHMVLQQSLYMSFVQVFAQQLPKQAQVKAVAPFELCFHSKNISEYPSVELVMEKPNGPVWRISGEDLTVQTQPGVSCLAVVNGGMQPSAEITIGARQLEENLVVFDLAKSRVGFSTSPLSSLGVKCGDLFNFVNA is encoded by the coding sequence ATGGCTTCTATCCTCTACTTTTTAGTCCTCTCTCTTTCTTGCTCGTTTCTTTTCTCACTATCTGAGTCCAATTATGTTATGAATCCTGCATACCTGCTTGTTCTACCTACTCAAAAAGATGCTTCCACTGGTCTCCATTGGACCAACCTTCTCAAAAGAACACCTCTAACACAAGTACCAGTCCTAGTGGACCTCAACGGAAACCAGGTGTGGCTCAACTGTGAGCAACATTACTCATCCAAAACCTACGAAGCACCCTTCTGTCACTCTGCACAGTGCTTCAGAGCCAACACAAACCAATGCCTCAGTTGCCCAGCAGCATCAAGGCCAGGGTGCCACAAAAACACATGTGGACTCATGTCCACCAACCCTGTCACCCAACAAAACGGTTTGGGTGAACTAGGCCAAGATGTACTTGCAATCCACATCTCTCTAGGAACCCAACTTGGTGAACTGTTCACAGTCCCTCAGTTCCTCTTTTCTTGTGCACCTTCTTTCCTTCTCCAAAAGGGTCTTCCAAGAAACATCGAAGGAGTAGCTGGCTTAGGACATGCACCTATTTCTCTTCCAAACCAACTTGCTTCTCACTTTGGCCTGCAACGCCAATTCACCACCTGCCTCTCTCGCTACTCTTCATCTTCCAAGGGTGCTATCATCTTTGGAGATGCACCAAACAATTTGCGTGAGTTTCACGGCCACGCTATTTTCCATGATTTGGCTTACACGCCGTTAACCATCACCCCACAAGGAGAGTACAATGTGAGAGTCAACTCCATAAGAATCAACCAGTACAGCGTGACCCCAGTGAGCAAGATATCATCAACCACAGTAGGACATTCTGGAGGAACCATGATTAGCACCTCAACTCCTCACATGGTTCTGCAGCAATCTCTTTATATGTCTTTCGTTCAAGTGTTTGCTCAGCAGCTTCCAAAGCAAGCTCAAGTGAAAGCTGTGGCACCATTTGAGCTGTGTTTTCACTCCAAAAACATCAGTGAATATCCTAGCGTGGAGCTTGTGATGGAGAAGCCTAATGGTCCTGTTTGGAGAATTTCTGGAGAGGATTTGACTGTGCAGACACAACCCGGGGTGTCATGTTTGGCCGTTGTGAATGGTGGAATGCAACCTAGCGCTGAAATCACCATAGGAGCACGGCAATTGGAAGAGAATCTGGTGGTGTTCGACCTTGCAAAATCAAGGGTTGGCTTTAGCACTTCCCCACTGAGCTCGCTTGGGGTGAAATGTGGGGATCTCTTCAACTTTGTCAATGCCTGA